The segment TCActtgttatttaaaaaaaatatattttatgtagtTGTTGTAAAGCAAAAATAGATTGAAATATCATCTAGTACAAGTGTACTTGAATTTTGGTTTAGAGTACTTTTTTCCTAATAGATTAATTACATTGGCTATCGaattaatttctcaaaaaatcatgtttatatttattcaataattGTACTAAACTTTTCTTTGTTGATAAAAGCCACTTCACTTATAAATAATCTCTTACAACATGGCCGATAATTCgaaacaaagaaagagaaaataaaaaaatatattaattaaaattaaatttaatcgaactttaataaataaataaaaaatccttttctttgtttattgtttCATGTTTTTGCACATATTAAGAGCCATTTGActgaatttcaatattttattagcAAATAGTCAGAGACTAGagatgttttcatatttttcaatcttctcatagaaaaaaattaaaaatacttccttaaaaacataaatttcttaaaaataaaagaatgattttttcaaggaaaataaGTGTACATcatgggtgtgtttggtatgaaggaaaatgtttccatggaaaatgttttcctggaaaacaagtagattttggacttattttctcatgtttggttggtgagtaaaaaatatttttttgaaatgatttttagtgtttgatttatgaatgaaaaatatttttgagaaatattttttatttttactagaatacaaaataatttatgaaattgaaaatattttttaaaaataatttttttttgggtggtggtGATAAGGGGTGGGGGGTAGTGGTGGTGGGGGGGGGGCACAGAGGGAGGAGgtaagaatgaaaaaatgaaaatttgaagttgatagtatttttaaaaaataaaattaattttttggggttgGTAGGGGTGGGTAGGGGGCTGGCCGGGAGGTGAGGGGGGAGGTAggagcttaaaaataaaaatttggagttgaaaatagttttaaaaagtaaaattaattttttgggagGGGGTGGTGTTAAGGGCGGGGGGAGGGGGTAGAGGGGGAGGGTGGTCAGAGAtcggtgaaaaaataaaattttgaaattgaaaatatttttttaaaatttatgtttttccaaaaaaaaaatgtaatttaaaattggaggagggttttggaaaatgttttccttaatttttgaagggaagtcattttccttaattttgaggaaaatgagttgatttggaaaacattttccaaaacttttgccccaaccaaacatgagaaaattggaaaacattttccagaaaatgttttccttcataccaaacacactccaTATATTTACCCTAATAGTATAGCCTTCATTGATCCttatttttcatgatatttatttaaattatatataaatatttttaagataatatttttcttcgaAACCGAACGCACAATTACGTGGCATATGAGAAAATAAGAGTTGCAAGCACGTCTTCCACTAACTTATAACTTTCTTCGATAGAGAATGATTCATCCCCTTCTACTCCtatcatttttatattatttttattcaagtcctccataatataattaatatattatattatatgcttTATTAAGTTATAATATCCACATGCCTCATTGCTTAAACTCCCGACAATAGTAACTaccttattatttattattttaaaaaaaataaaaatggttattcatactttcttattttctttttttcaattgtcataattattaatttatttgagtttttcttttctatccTTTTGAATGAAATTTGCTTATAATCTAACCTTTCATCGAATAAAATcactattttaatataatattagtgACAAATAATTTAGTTATCGCTGAATACGTCGTAATAATTCTTTTGATTAATATTGTCAAGATTtcataaatgtaaaatttatattctcaacaaataataaattgacaaaataattcaaaatgaaaaaaaatcgcgatagatatttaattttatagtaCCTTTAATTGaatcttaatatatataagaacaAAATGATCACGAATAATTCATGTAGTAATAATCCAATAATATTACATctaattaactaaatattaatcaattaaatgcCGGTGCACCTCAAATTTTAAAGCTAATCcaaactttgaaaattttattttaaaaaaaaaacaaataacaatatTACATCTAATTAACTAAATATCAAATAACTAAATGCCAGTATAtctctaattttaaatttaatccaAGCTTTGTAAAATTCATCGAAAACCAAATAGCATTATTACatctaattaactaaataacaAACAACTAAAATGCCAGTATATCTCTAATATTAAATCTAATCcaaactttataaaatttattaagaacCAATTTAACAATATTGAATCTAATTAACTAACTTATAATTAACTAAATGCCAGCTTATCtctaattttaaagttaatccaaactttgtaaaatttatcaataaccGCCCCACTTATTAAAATTCCTTCAATTCAATTCAAGtaggaaaataaaaaactttttttttcttttggtgaaTAAGAATTTGATTATTAAATTGTAATAACTGAAGTAAAGacaaattctttattttttttttatttttattccaccaaatcttattttaaaattttaattgaccTTATAGCAATATACACCCTTTGAGTTCAAGGAAGCATCTCATGGACCAGCTCATTCGTGTGTAcaacattaatatatttatttatcatgcaattaaaaattatataatcatattataaaattttatcaaaaaaaaaatatataaaccaTATAATGCATGCCTCATTGTACATTTTCAAGAAAAGTCCACAACTTCATCAGCCATTTTCATCAAAAGGGTGTtcaagatttgatttttcttgagaaaaaataaaatcaagatttgatttttattttttaattttgatgaaataaatcaagatttggtatttttgaagaaaaggggttggaaaaaaaagaagaaaatttaagGAGGGAACAGTTTcaaactttcaaaaaaaaaaatctgtgaCTATTATAAAggtaacataaaaaaaaaaaaaggaacagtTTACCGTTTGGCTTTAAATGTTTAaaaattctgttttttttttttaaatcttcatattgaagattgcttttttatttacaaattttgCTGCATATTCAGAGagtttgtataaaaagttatAGTTAACAATGACACATGCtgtttttcttttgcttttgtcTCTAAAGAGTATTACTTTTTGCTTTTTGTGATAGAAGATTCTGTGGTTTTATAAAAGTTCTTGTTTTGAAATCAGTCatcaattttcttaaacttACAGATATTTTTATGCCAATGCAGATTTGATCGCGGAGTTTACTGATTGAGAGGGTCATTAATGGATAACATTTCAAGTACTGATGAAAGTTATGATGTGGGATATGGATATCAGCCATCACCTTCTTCTATAGATGATCAATCGCCAACTGAAACAACAGGCCTTTCGACGTTGAGTGGCAATTCTTTTGCTTATTGCAGAACAAACTCAGAGACTTCAGCTTTTTCTGAGCATACAGATGAGAATAGTTGGTCTGAGGCAGGTTCTCCTTTGAGCTCGCGGAGTTTGAAGTCTCCTACACGTGCAGTGCTTTCGAGACTAGGAATGAGGCAGCACAAGACAATTGCAGATGACCCTGACACTGTAGATTTAGGTAAACTTTTTGCAAAATGACAGTAAAATGGATTGCAAGTTTAAGTTTTATATGAATTTGCTAACTTTTTGTGTTGGAAAATCGATAGAGCTTGAATTGATGAAGGAGAGATTTTCGAAGCTGTTATTGGGAGAAGACATGTCAGGAGGAGGCAAAGGGGTAGCAACAGCAGTGACAATTTCAAACTCAATCACAAATCTTTATGGTAAAAGCTGcttaaattttgtgtcaagTGAAATTTTGTTGTGTTTCTTGTTTTACTGATTGGTGTTTTTTTGGTTTCTTCAGCATCTGTGTTTGGTCAACACCAAAGATTGGAGCCTTTACATCCTGACAAGAAAATAATGTGGAAGAGAGAAATGAATTGTCTCTTATCTGTGTGTGATTACATTGTAGAATTTGTTAGTACATCACAGATGCTACAAGATGGAACCACTATTGaggtgaaaaaagaaaaaaaaattagcagaAAGAATTACTCTCATTTCAGTTTTTGTTTATCTAAGAGTGTTAATTAACACAATGTCAATACTTTCAGGCGTTGACAAGCAGACCGCGGTCAGATATTCACATCAACCTTCCTGCATTGAGAAAACTCGATACCATGCTACTCGTAAGACCAAAAGTCTATTATCTCCTCAAACCAAAATTTAAACATTCAAATGCTGGGTGAAGCTAAAATTGATATCTTTACAGGAAATCTTGGACAGTTTTGAGGCCACTGAGTTCTGGTATGCTGAGAAAGGAAGCATCTCAAACAACTCAACACGTGCTGGATCGTTCAGGAAGATTGTTCAGGTTCAGCCTCAGCCTCAACGGAAGGAAGAGAAGTGGTGGTTACCAGTTGTTTGTGTTCCTTCTGATGGCATCACTGAGAAGGAAAGGAAGAACTTGAGACACAAACGCGATTGTGCCAACCAAATTCACAAAGCAGCAATGGCCATCAATAGCAGTATCCTTGCTGAAATGGAAATCCCAGAATCATACATGACATCACTCCCTAAGGTACCTTTTCATGACTTGTACCCTAAGTTAACATACTCAAATTTATAATACACAAACATGGAAAAATTGCAGTACTAATGAGAAGGTAATTTTGCTACAGAGTGGAAAGGCAAGTGTTGGGGACTCTATGTATCGCCACATGTATTCAGCAGAGAAATTTTCCCCTGAACAGCTCCTTGACAGTCTAAACATAAGCTCTGAACATGAAGCTTTAGAGCTTGCTGACAAAGTAGAAGCTTCAATGTACACATGGAGACGTAAATCATGCTTGCCTCAAGCAAAATCATCATGGATCATGGTAAAAGATCTAGTCTCTGATGATCGAACTGATAAGAATAATGTTTTAGCAGAACGAGCAGAAAGTTTGTTGTATTGTTTGAAGCAAAGGTATCCTGAACTCTCACAAACAACATTGGACACAAGCAAGATTCATTTCAATAGGGTAAAGTTTGAGTCCATGGCTTACACTTGTTTTATCATTCTTGAATAGATAATTGAACAATGCAATAGTACTGATTCTTGCAGGATGTTGGCAAGGCTATCTTGGAGAGCTATTCTAGAGTACTAGAGAGTTTGGCGTTCAACGTTGTTGCTTGGATCGAAGATGTACTTTTTGTAGATAAGACAATGAAAAACCAAGAAGAATAGGAAGCAAAACCTTTTTTTGATTACTGAATAGGATAGAAACCAAGTTGATAACTCCAACACTGAAGGATCAATTTCACTATGTGAAAGAAACCAAATTGATTGTGTAATTTCAGAGTAGTACTTAAGTCTTGTTTTTAACTTGatgattttgtatatttataactCAAAATCCAATTCTGTAGTTTTCTTTGTTAGATCCTTCAATGATGACATTTTGGGTCAGTACAGTTCCACCTGCATTTGCCGCTTATACATATTTTGGTGATTTTTACGGGCTCGGTTGGTttaaagtttttgaaaaatatttctttaagaaTATATTATTAGTCGTGCACTAGACTGACTAATGGTTAAAGTGCAAAATCAGAAATCTCAGACCCAAGCAAAAACGACACTTCAGACTGCATACAAAAACATTATATCAACTTACACAAGCACTTGAGACTGAATATGTTCAATAGTCTACTGTAATGGTGAAAAGCAAATGCATCTAAaccttcttttcttatttttcttttttggggtGGGAACAACTAATGAAAGCATGCATACAGATAGTTCACAAGAAATGAGGATACAAAATGACTTTGCATATCATGAAACAGCTACATCTCGTTCCTTTTGAATATTCTAATCAGCTCAACATAAGGAAAACAATTGTTCCACTATGTACAACAACCACCAACCAATATTTGGGCAATCTAGCAAGGGGCTTAACGAACAAGTTAGTAGTCGAGCTGGGTTCTAGAGCAGTTGGATGGGCAGGCTAGAGAAAAGCTGCTTCACGTTTTATCAGCAACTCAATGCCCCAGAAAAGAATGGGCCTCCTAGCAGCTTCATATGCCGCCAAAGGCAAACAGAGCAGCGCTCTGACATGGTGattccaaacaccaaacaagTGCATACGGTTAGTTAATGAAAGACCTGTCTCAGCTCTGCTCCTCACccaattcaaaaagaaattgtgcAACTCATATCAGCTGTCATCATCTACTGCACCTATATATGTGAGATCTGTCCTTCTCACTCTTACAGTTCCTTTAAGCCAATTGGATGCCTTCAGATTGGCATGATCACCCCCACCAACCAAGGGAGAGTTACTGGATGAGTGGCTTGACCCGGCCCCGTCCTCTAAAAGAATCCATGGATCCACCTCATGATCATTCTCTTGCTGTGATGACACGTGCTTGGCCTTCCCAGCCACACTCGTGGCAGTTCGTAGTAATGAACCTGGATTCCTCTGAGTTTGGTTTGACCCATTAGAAGAGTGCAATACAGACACTGGGTTGCTGGGTAGCAGAGAACTGAGAGCGGCTGGTAATACGGACGGGGGCTGACAAGATATTGACAACCGAGCAGAAGGGAAAAGTATTGGCATGGCACATTGGATGCGCCATCTGACTGTTTCAGGCAGCTGCATCCGATCTAAATCATTCTGCACcaatcaagaaaacaatgaaaCACCGTCATGTAATTTATCAACAAATATACATCACAGCCAGCCAAAGAATGGACAACttgtaaaataaatacattCTAAAACTCCATTCAAAAAGATCCAGGAAAGGTTTAGTTAGGAATTCATCAAACTTAAAGGATCATTTATTAAGTCAATATAAGCAAAAAAAACAACAGAAAACAGGAAAACCCAGCCAAGAATCTACTGAAAGGGAACATGGGATACTGGGATACAAGCTATAAGGGAGGTGATTTGCGTAAGAAGAAAAGTTACTAGATGTACTTGCATCATGAAGACATCTTAACTATTCTAATGCTTCCAATTGATAGAACTGTCTAATATGGGTTTCAGGAAGACAGGGTAATGACAAGAGGTTCATcaataaaatttcacaaataatgATCTCTCAGAAACAAGTCTGGTCTCTGTGTTTTCAGTTACTCTTTATATAGCTTGCTTTCATGTAACTGAAAACACAGAGACCATTCTTTCATATAGCTTGCTTTCATGTAACTGACAACACATGAAAGCAAGCTATCTAAGTCATTCTTTTGTATAGCTTGCTTTCATGTCATCTGAATACTAAAATCACTAATAATCTGGAGAACAATTCATTCTAGGGAAACAAACTCCAAGTCTGGACTAAAATCTGCTTCAAGATACCACCATATCAAGGGGAACAGAATGGCAGATGCGAAGTGAAACTATGAACAGACGACTCGATCCTTGACCTCTTATTATAGGCAATAGCGAAGGCTCGACTTATCAATATCTAAATAtcataagagaaaaaaaagcaaGTCAAGCAGTATGCCTGGTTCACCAGGTTCTACCACTGCAGGGCCTTCAAGAACTAGAACCccataaaaatgaattttgttcTCGTGACATTTGCAACTTCTAAATTACAAGCACATCATAGAAAAACACAACACAAAGAGACACATCCATGAAGAGAGGATTGTATTACGGTAGCGCACATGAACAAAAGAAGCGAAAATGTGTACACTCAGCTCACAGGACTCTTATCACACCTAGAAGTGAGTCAACTTCACCTAAATAACTTTCTTCCAAAAACAACTCATCTCTTACCCAGTCTTTGCTTTTATTCTTTGAACAGAAAACTTTTATCGAAATTATGTGACCTACACTGCGACTTTAGAATCCTATTCCATTGCTAAGCAATCTTAAAGATATTTGCatgattaaatattttctcGCCATTACctatctatatatattctattttaagTATACGCTGGTGGTGGCTGCATCCAAGGTCCTTCGCAAAGCATGCCAAAGAGTAACCTCATAGATCAAGGACCACTGATTTACACATGAAGACAATATATCATTCACATGCTTTTACACCACAACATGAAGTTGGACCTGGAATTTGTCGTTTCCCATTTAAAATACTTCATCATGAGGTTACTAACTCAAGATACAGATGTACTAATTAATTCTACCAGACTGCATATTAAAGGACACAAAAAGCATACCTGGAGACTCTCGGCTCCCTCACGTTCAAACGCAGAGTAATCCTTGCTAGA is part of the Solanum lycopersicum chromosome 1, SLM_r2.1 genome and harbors:
- the LOC101255922 gene encoding rop guanine nucleotide exchange factor 3, with product MDNISSTDESYDVGYGYQPSPSSIDDQSPTETTGLSTLSGNSFAYCRTNSETSAFSEHTDENSWSEAGSPLSSRSLKSPTRAVLSRLGMRQHKTIADDPDTVDLELELMKERFSKLLLGEDMSGGGKGVATAVTISNSITNLYASVFGQHQRLEPLHPDKKIMWKREMNCLLSVCDYIVEFVSTSQMLQDGTTIEALTSRPRSDIHINLPALRKLDTMLLEILDSFEATEFWYAEKGSISNNSTRAGSFRKIVQVQPQPQRKEEKWWLPVVCVPSDGITEKERKNLRHKRDCANQIHKAAMAINSSILAEMEIPESYMTSLPKSGKASVGDSMYRHMYSAEKFSPEQLLDSLNISSEHEALELADKVEASMYTWRRKSCLPQAKSSWIMVKDLVSDDRTDKNNVLAERAESLLYCLKQRYPELSQTTLDTSKIHFNRDVGKAILESYSRVLESLAFNVVAWIEDVLFVDKTMKNQEE